A window of the Gemmatimonadales bacterium genome harbors these coding sequences:
- the dacB gene encoding D-alanyl-D-alanine carboxypeptidase/D-alanyl-D-alanine-endopeptidase, which translates to MRRKILQVAALIGIARSTLAVTGVAAQTAPSRRPIATAPRARAAPSLAERLTSLMDQEPFNRALWGVAVADARGRVVFERNGDRLFEPASNTKLVVTAVATLLLPPTWRYRTSVYASGPVQGGVLRGDLVLYGRGDPTLDSAALGALADSLRARGVARVEGNLIGDASYFDVVPQHWSWENYDLNREDAAPVAALGYDANVVEIRTTPGLIGQPPSLGYEPEFGLAAILNRARTVPVDSPSTLDFFRVPGTDSVRAEGTLPVDARPRGVNFAVRDGASYAAEAFRRALAGRGIAVAGMARSAYDSMATATARQGAPLAEHLSPALPDILETILEQSQNWYAEMLLKTLGREFAGAGSWDSGIAVERRILIDSMRVDSTMFDVVDGSGLSHHDLVAPRAFVKLLAFIRDHPRGRPFLDALPRAGREGTLRSRFRSGPAAGRVRAKTGSIGNVNTLSGYLDRVDGTTWVFSIQLNHHTALSREAIRRIDEVVGMLAR; encoded by the coding sequence ATGCGCCGGAAGATACTGCAAGTCGCGGCCCTCATCGGCATCGCGCGCTCAACGCTCGCCGTGACGGGCGTCGCGGCGCAAACCGCGCCCTCGCGCAGGCCCATCGCCACCGCACCTCGCGCCCGCGCGGCACCGTCGCTCGCGGAGCGCCTCACCAGCCTCATGGATCAGGAACCGTTCAACCGCGCGCTCTGGGGCGTCGCAGTCGCGGACGCACGGGGCCGCGTGGTCTTCGAGCGGAACGGCGACCGCCTGTTCGAGCCCGCCAGCAACACCAAGCTCGTGGTGACCGCGGTCGCCACCCTCCTCCTACCCCCGACCTGGCGCTACCGCACCAGCGTCTATGCGTCCGGACCGGTGCAGGGCGGCGTCCTTCGCGGCGACCTCGTGCTCTACGGCCGCGGCGACCCGACCCTCGATTCCGCCGCGCTCGGCGCTCTGGCCGATTCGCTGCGAGCGCGTGGCGTCGCCCGGGTGGAGGGGAACTTGATCGGCGACGCGTCGTACTTCGACGTGGTTCCGCAGCACTGGTCGTGGGAGAACTACGACCTCAACCGGGAGGATGCCGCGCCCGTCGCGGCGCTCGGCTACGACGCCAACGTCGTGGAGATACGCACCACGCCGGGCCTGATCGGCCAACCGCCGTCGCTTGGCTACGAGCCGGAGTTCGGCCTCGCCGCGATCCTGAACCGCGCCCGCACCGTGCCGGTGGATTCGCCGAGCACGCTCGACTTCTTCCGGGTACCGGGAACGGACTCGGTCCGCGCGGAGGGGACGCTGCCGGTGGACGCGCGGCCCCGGGGCGTGAACTTCGCGGTGCGGGACGGCGCGTCGTACGCGGCCGAAGCCTTCCGCCGCGCGCTCGCCGGGCGGGGGATCGCCGTCGCCGGCATGGCGCGGTCCGCTTACGACTCCATGGCGACGGCGACGGCGCGCCAGGGCGCGCCGTTGGCCGAGCACCTGTCACCCGCGCTGCCTGACATCCTCGAGACGATCCTCGAGCAGAGCCAGAACTGGTACGCGGAGATGCTGCTCAAGACGCTGGGGCGGGAATTCGCCGGCGCCGGCTCCTGGGACTCGGGCATCGCGGTGGAGCGGCGCATCCTGATCGACTCGATGCGGGTGGACTCGACGATGTTCGACGTCGTGGACGGCAGCGGCCTCTCGCACCACGACCTCGTGGCGCCGCGCGCCTTCGTCAAGCTGCTCGCCTTCATCCGGGACCACCCGCGCGGGCGGCCGTTCCTGGACGCGCTGCCCCGCGCCGGACGTGAAGGGACGCTGCGCTCGCGCTTCCGCTCCGGCCCCGCGGCCGGCCGAGTGCGCGCGAAGACCGGCTCCATCGGGAACGTGAACACGCTGTCGGGTTACCTGGATCGCGTGGACGGGACCACCTGGGTCTTCTCGATCCAGCTCAATCACCATACGGCGCTGAGTCGCGAGGCGATCAGGCGGATTGATGAGGTGGTTGGGATGTTGGCTAGGTAG